Proteins encoded within one genomic window of Thiothrix litoralis:
- a CDS encoding TIGR03862 family flavoprotein produces MKSVVIIGGGPTGLMAAEQLTNAGFVVDLYDAMPTLGRKFLLAGIGGLNITHSEPFAAFCSRYAERQAELQPLLATFGADALRAWCAELGVETFVGTSGRVFPKEMKAAPLLRAWLARLKRNGLRIHPRHRWMGWDAQGQLVFETPAGNVTSPSLPLILALGGGSWKKLGSDGAWVPLLEACNIPIAPLKPANCGFLCAWSEHLRSRFAGAPLKSVSLSFTDLTGYTETRKGEMIVTERGVEGSLIYAFSARLRDSLDLHGSATFYLDLLPNHDHAHIAAALQTKPANKTLGNFLKSRFKLDGVKTALLFETLDKAHWQNIPLLASTLKAIPLTVTATTPIDEAISTAGGVPFAALDSNLMLRQLPGVFCAGEMLDWEAPTGGYLLTACFASGREAGEGVIRWLTQGVSEERPSPPH; encoded by the coding sequence TTGAAATCTGTCGTTATCATTGGCGGAGGTCCCACCGGGCTGATGGCTGCTGAACAGCTTACCAACGCAGGCTTCGTGGTGGATTTGTATGACGCCATGCCCACGCTGGGGCGCAAGTTCTTGCTGGCGGGGATCGGTGGGTTGAACATCACCCATTCCGAACCCTTCGCCGCGTTTTGCAGCCGCTATGCCGAACGCCAAGCCGAATTGCAGCCGCTGTTGGCAACCTTCGGGGCGGATGCATTACGGGCATGGTGCGCCGAATTGGGGGTGGAAACCTTCGTTGGCACATCGGGGCGCGTGTTTCCCAAAGAGATGAAAGCCGCGCCGCTGTTACGCGCATGGCTGGCACGCCTGAAGCGCAATGGGCTGCGAATACACCCGCGTCACCGCTGGATGGGTTGGGATGCACAAGGGCAACTCGTGTTTGAAACACCAGCAGGCAACGTAACCTCGCCTAGCCTCCCCCTCATCCTTGCCCTCGGCGGCGGAAGCTGGAAAAAACTCGGCAGCGACGGCGCATGGGTTCCGCTACTCGAAGCCTGCAACATCCCCATCGCCCCCCTGAAACCTGCCAACTGCGGCTTCCTGTGCGCATGGAGCGAACACCTCCGCAGCCGTTTCGCAGGTGCGCCGCTGAAATCCGTCAGCCTCAGCTTCACCGACCTTACTGGGTACACCGAAACCCGCAAGGGTGAAATGATCGTGACGGAACGCGGGGTGGAAGGCAGCCTGATCTACGCGTTTTCTGCCCGCTTGCGCGACAGCCTCGACTTACACGGCTCAGCCACATTTTATCTGGATTTACTGCCCAACCACGACCACGCACATATCGCAGCCGCCTTGCAAACCAAACCGGCTAACAAAACGCTGGGCAATTTTCTGAAAAGCCGTTTCAAGCTGGATGGTGTGAAAACGGCACTGCTGTTTGAAACGCTGGATAAAGCACACTGGCAGAACATTCCACTGCTGGCATCAACCTTGAAAGCGATTCCGCTCACCGTGACCGCAACCACGCCGATTGACGAAGCCATCAGCACCGCTGGCGGCGTGCCGTTTGCAGCGCTGGATAGCAATCTGATGTTAAGACAATTACCGGGAGTCTTTTGTGCAGGGGAAATGCTCGATTGGGAAGCGCCGACAGGAGGCTATCTCCTGACGGCGTGTTTCGCCAGCGGACGAGAGGCCGGAGAGGGCGTCATCCGCTGGTTGACACAGGGTGTCAGTGAGGAACGTCCATCTCCGCCGCACTAA
- a CDS encoding ABC transporter ATP-binding protein has product MTTALDIQGLRKTYDNGFTALKGIDLRVEQGDFFALLGANGAGKSTTIGIASSLVNKTDGKVSIFGYDLDTQREQAKAQIGLVPQEFNFNIFEPVVEIVVNQGGYYGIPRAEAFARAEVLLKQLGLWDKARDQARNLSGGMKRRLMIARSLIHQPRLLILDEPTAGVDIEIRRSMWEFLRKLNAEGTTIILTTHYLEEAESLCRNIGIIDRGELIENTSMKKLLNRLDTESYVFDLASPVTALPATSNLCHFTLQDPTTLEVVFHKEHHSLNKVFAFLNEHGVIVNSMRNKTNRLEQLFMDLVENNKQ; this is encoded by the coding sequence ATGACGACGGCACTCGACATTCAAGGCTTACGCAAAACCTATGACAACGGCTTTACCGCCCTCAAAGGCATCGACTTGCGGGTGGAACAAGGCGACTTCTTCGCCCTGCTCGGCGCCAATGGTGCAGGCAAATCCACCACCATCGGCATCGCCAGTTCGCTGGTGAACAAGACAGATGGCAAAGTCAGCATTTTCGGCTACGACCTCGATACCCAGCGCGAGCAAGCCAAGGCACAAATCGGGCTAGTGCCGCAGGAATTCAACTTCAACATCTTTGAGCCAGTTGTCGAAATCGTGGTGAATCAGGGCGGCTATTACGGCATCCCGCGTGCCGAAGCTTTTGCCCGTGCCGAAGTCCTGCTCAAACAACTCGGTTTGTGGGACAAAGCCCGCGATCAAGCACGCAACCTTTCTGGCGGGATGAAGCGTCGCCTGATGATTGCGCGTTCCCTGATCCACCAACCGCGCCTGCTGATCCTCGACGAACCGACTGCCGGGGTCGACATCGAAATCCGCCGCTCCATGTGGGAATTCCTGCGCAAACTCAATGCCGAAGGCACCACCATCATCCTCACCACCCACTATCTGGAAGAGGCCGAAAGCCTGTGCCGCAACATCGGCATCATTGACCGGGGCGAGTTGATCGAAAACACCAGCATGAAAAAACTGCTCAACCGTCTCGATACCGAAAGCTACGTGTTCGACCTTGCCAGCCCGGTGACAGCACTCCCCGCGACCAGCAACCTGTGCCATTTCACCCTGCAAGACCCAACCACGCTGGAAGTCGTATTCCACAAAGAACACCATTCGCTTAATAAAGTGTTCGCCTTCCTCAATGAACACGGTGTCATCGTCAACAGTATGCGCAACAAAACCAACCGGCTGGAACAACTTTTCATGGATCTGGTGGAGAACAATAAACAATGA
- the tumE gene encoding toxin TumE — MRLHDLLEKYLNSLEVAVAKLPAYAESYAEEILTAERANVRIRLRFDSGYLLEINEAVVAEESTLVTLGYRYHFQNDANVLMFRYDDTPHFPALPTFPHHKHTRDTVIAHNKPNLLDVLQEAAGWV; from the coding sequence GTGCGGCTGCATGATTTGCTGGAGAAATACCTGAATTCGCTGGAGGTTGCTGTTGCAAAGTTACCCGCATACGCAGAGAGCTACGCCGAAGAAATTCTGACAGCAGAACGGGCAAATGTGCGTATTCGCCTGCGATTCGATAGTGGTTACTTGCTTGAAATCAACGAGGCAGTGGTGGCAGAAGAAAGCACACTTGTCACGTTAGGATACCGCTACCATTTTCAGAATGATGCCAATGTCTTGATGTTTCGTTACGATGACACACCGCATTTTCCGGCATTGCCTACTTTTCCGCATCACAAACACACGCGGGATACTGTCATCGCTCATAACAAGCCAAATTTGCTGGATGTTTTGCAGGAGGCAGCAGGGTGGGTGTAA
- the mtgA gene encoding monofunctional biosynthetic peptidoglycan transglycosylase: MKLYDLLMIGQSKHWAHWLWRIPLLLLLALCVWLLIFRWVPVPTSAFMLRQDVVAVFSAETSFVRHDWVSLDQIPRQMQIAVIASEDQRFAEHWGIDMVATQAAIQAEMRGRGKGGGSTITQQLAKNLFLWEGRSYVRKGLEWGIASLMEVFWSKERILEVYLNTAQFSKADYGVGAASQNLLRKPVGKLGAADAALLAAVLPAPSKYSVVKPSGYVRARQSRIMRQMRSIGGAAYLQRLD; this comes from the coding sequence ATGAAACTGTATGACCTCTTGATGATAGGACAATCCAAGCACTGGGCGCACTGGCTGTGGCGTATCCCGTTGCTATTGCTGTTAGCTTTGTGCGTGTGGCTGCTGATTTTCCGCTGGGTGCCGGTGCCGACTTCCGCGTTTATGTTGCGGCAGGATGTGGTGGCGGTCTTTAGTGCGGAAACGTCTTTCGTGCGTCATGACTGGGTGAGTCTGGATCAGATTCCGCGCCAGATGCAAATCGCGGTGATTGCTTCGGAAGATCAGCGTTTCGCCGAGCATTGGGGCATTGATATGGTGGCGACGCAGGCCGCGATTCAGGCGGAAATGCGTGGGCGCGGCAAAGGCGGCGGCAGTACCATTACCCAGCAATTGGCGAAAAACCTGTTCCTGTGGGAAGGCCGCAGTTATGTGCGCAAGGGGCTGGAATGGGGTATTGCCAGCCTGATGGAAGTGTTTTGGTCGAAAGAGCGGATTTTGGAGGTTTACCTGAATACCGCGCAGTTCAGCAAAGCGGATTACGGGGTAGGCGCGGCGAGCCAGAATTTGTTGCGTAAACCCGTGGGGAAGCTGGGCGCGGCGGATGCGGCGTTGCTGGCGGCAGTGTTGCCTGCGCCGAGTAAATACAGCGTGGTAAAACCTTCTGGGTATGTGCGTGCCCGCCAAAGCCGGATCATGCGGCAGATGCGTTCGATTGGCGGGGCGGCGTATTTGCAGCGTTTGGATTGA
- the aceK gene encoding bifunctional isocitrate dehydrogenase kinase/phosphatase, translated as MSEQSLHINQLARGIATTIVQGFNRHFEIFQRITAGARQRFEEAEWRAVQLASRERIMLYDHRVKETIALIRDLYEIKTLDPQLWREIKHCYMRLLLDHQQPELAETFYTSVFCRQFPRQYYTNDFIFVRSSISTEYIDSEETSYVSYYPGTIGLRESIVNILKNAGFVLPFENLGRDLRNIYRAIVQNYPGKANRKAQLNFQISVIRHPFFRNKAAYLVGRMINGRDDTAFALPILNNEQGGLYIDALVWGEKQLSVVFSYSQAYFMMEHQVPSAVVSFLQQLLPRRDTSELYSAIGLHKQGKSAFYRDFLHHLRHSSDEFVVAPGIRGMVMMVFTLPSYPYVFKIIKDKFAPQKEFTRQQVEEKYHLVKRHDRVGRMADMLEYSNVALPVERFIPELLQELIETCDSSISFDGDKIIFRHIYLERRMIPLNIFIETADDEILERVIEDYGNAIKQLAGANIFPGDFLYKNFGVTQQGRVVFYDYDEISYMTECNFRKIPPPRFPEDEFRSEPWYSVEPNDVFPEEFGTFLLSTPKIRKSFLKYHRNLLDARYWKEKQDKIKEGQYEDVFPYPEALRFKR; from the coding sequence ATGTCAGAACAGTCGCTGCACATCAATCAGCTTGCGCGTGGCATCGCCACCACCATTGTGCAAGGTTTCAACCGCCACTTTGAGATTTTCCAGCGAATCACGGCGGGTGCGCGGCAACGCTTCGAAGAGGCCGAGTGGCGGGCAGTGCAACTGGCGTCCCGCGAACGCATCATGCTTTACGATCATCGCGTCAAAGAAACCATTGCCCTGATTCGCGACTTGTATGAAATCAAAACGCTCGACCCCCAGTTATGGCGTGAAATCAAACACTGTTACATGCGCTTATTGCTGGATCACCAGCAGCCAGAATTGGCCGAAACTTTCTACACCTCCGTGTTTTGCCGCCAGTTTCCACGCCAGTACTACACCAATGACTTCATCTTTGTACGCAGCTCCATTTCCACCGAATACATTGATTCCGAAGAAACCAGCTACGTGAGTTATTACCCCGGCACGATTGGCTTGCGTGAATCCATCGTCAATATCTTGAAAAATGCCGGGTTTGTGCTGCCGTTTGAAAATCTGGGACGCGACCTGCGCAATATTTACCGCGCCATCGTCCAAAACTACCCCGGTAAGGCCAACCGCAAGGCACAACTGAATTTCCAGATTTCCGTGATCCGCCACCCGTTTTTCCGTAACAAAGCGGCGTATCTGGTCGGGCGCATGATCAACGGGCGGGATGACACCGCCTTTGCCCTGCCTATCCTCAACAATGAACAGGGTGGCTTGTACATCGACGCGTTGGTGTGGGGGGAAAAGCAGCTTTCGGTTGTCTTCAGCTACTCGCAGGCGTATTTCATGATGGAACACCAAGTGCCGTCGGCGGTGGTTTCCTTCCTGCAACAATTGTTGCCGCGCCGTGATACTTCGGAACTGTATTCGGCGATTGGCTTACACAAACAGGGCAAATCCGCGTTTTACCGCGATTTTTTGCACCACTTGCGCCATTCCAGCGACGAATTCGTGGTCGCACCGGGGATACGCGGCATGGTGATGATGGTCTTCACCCTGCCCTCCTACCCCTACGTGTTCAAAATCATCAAGGACAAGTTCGCGCCACAAAAGGAATTCACCCGCCAACAAGTCGAGGAAAAATACCATCTGGTCAAACGTCACGACCGCGTAGGCCGCATGGCGGATATGCTGGAATATTCCAACGTCGCCCTGCCGGTGGAGCGTTTTATCCCCGAGCTGTTGCAGGAATTGATCGAAACCTGTGACAGCAGCATCAGCTTCGACGGTGACAAAATCATCTTCCGGCACATCTATCTGGAACGCCGCATGATCCCGCTGAATATTTTCATCGAAACCGCCGACGATGAGATTCTGGAACGGGTCATCGAAGACTACGGCAACGCCATCAAGCAATTGGCAGGCGCGAATATTTTCCCCGGCGATTTCCTCTACAAAAACTTCGGGGTCACGCAACAAGGGCGAGTGGTGTTCTACGATTACGACGAAATCAGCTACATGACCGAATGCAACTTCCGCAAGATTCCGCCGCCGCGCTTCCCGGAAGATGAATTCCGCTCCGAACCGTGGTATTCGGTGGAACCCAACGACGTGTTCCCGGAAGAATTCGGTACGTTCCTGCTGTCTACGCCCAAAATCCGCAAAAGCTTCCTCAAATATCACCGGAATTTGCTGGATGCGCGTTACTGGAAGGAAAAGCAGGACAAGATCAAGGAGGGTCAATACGAAGATGTGTTCCCGTATCCAGAGGCATTGCGCTTCAAGAGATGA
- a CDS encoding ABC transporter permease codes for MNAQQQWTAYTTILVKEVLRFSRIWVQTIIPPVITTALYFVIFGNLIGSQISDMGGHSYINFITPGLIMMTVITNSYANVVSSFYGSKFQGNIAEMLVSPTPNWIILAGFISGGVARGLAVGLAVTLVSLFFSSLNVQHIFVTFTIVLLTSMLFSLAGLINAVYAKSFDDITIVPTFVLTPLTYLGGIFYSIAMLPPFWQNASLLNPVLYMVNGFRYGILGTSDMSIWVSYAVIVAFILLLGGFSLHLLNKGIGTRS; via the coding sequence ATGAATGCACAGCAACAATGGACAGCCTACACCACCATCCTGGTCAAGGAAGTGCTGCGGTTTTCGCGTATCTGGGTGCAAACCATCATCCCACCGGTGATTACTACCGCGCTGTATTTCGTGATTTTCGGCAACCTGATCGGCTCGCAAATCAGTGACATGGGCGGGCACAGCTACATCAACTTCATCACACCGGGGCTGATCATGATGACCGTGATCACCAACTCCTACGCCAACGTGGTGTCATCGTTCTACGGCAGCAAGTTTCAGGGCAATATCGCTGAAATGCTGGTGTCGCCGACGCCAAACTGGATCATTCTGGCAGGCTTTATCAGTGGCGGGGTAGCACGTGGCTTGGCCGTGGGCTTGGCAGTTACACTGGTATCGTTGTTTTTCAGCTCATTGAACGTACAACATATTTTCGTCACCTTTACCATTGTGCTGCTGACTTCCATGCTGTTTTCACTGGCAGGCTTGATCAATGCGGTGTACGCGAAAAGTTTCGACGACATCACCATCGTGCCCACCTTTGTGCTGACACCGCTGACTTATTTGGGCGGGATATTTTACTCGATTGCGATGTTGCCACCTTTTTGGCAAAACGCGTCCTTGTTGAACCCGGTACTGTACATGGTGAACGGCTTCCGTTACGGCATCTTGGGCACATCGGATATGTCCATCTGGGTCAGTTACGCGGTGATTGTGGCCTTTATCTTGCTGCTGGGCGGGTTTAGCCTACATTTACTCAACAAAGGCATCGGGACTCGCAGTTGA
- a CDS encoding NADP-dependent isocitrate dehydrogenase, which yields MNNETPKVIYTLTDEAPLLATCSLLPIIRTFASGAGIEITKNDLSLPARTLVEFADYLTEAQQVSDDLGILAQLTQEPDSNIVKLPNISASVPQLIETVKELQAAGYPLPNYPEDPQTEEDKALLRRYAKVLGSAVNPVLREGNSDRRVPAAVKRYAQTYPHEMKAWSQASQTHVSHMHHGDFYSSEKCLTLDRACDVSMDLVTNSGKTIVLKPKVSLLEGEIIDSMFMSKKALCEFYEQQIDDAKETGVMFSLHVKATMMKVSHPIVFGHCVKIFYQELFEKHAQLFKELGVNPNNGMSSVYEKIATLPTSLREEIERDIHACYEHRPELAMVDSAKGISNLHSPNHVIVDASMPAMIRNGGKMYGPAGKLKDTKAVMPESTFARIYQEIINFCKTHGSFDPRTLGSVPNVGLMAQKAEEYGSHDKTFEIPEDGVARIVDDQGKVLIEQTVEAGDIWRMCQTKDLPIRDWVGLAVRRARESQLPTVFWLDEYRPHENELIKKVKTYLKEYDLTGVDICIMSPLRGMRFSLERIIRGKSTISVTGNILRDYLTDLFPIMEVGTSAKMLSVVPLMKGGGLYETGAGGTAPILVKQLLEENHLSWDSLGEFLALTVSFEQVARQYGSNKAKVLSETLDEAVGNVLLNDKSPKPRTGELDTRGNHFYLAMYWAQALAKQTEEPEMAEHFGKLANVLTENEDKIIAEISSVQGQPVDIGGHFFADSALTKAVMRPSATFTNAIMAARMPGFSAAEMDVPH from the coding sequence ATGAATAATGAAACACCCAAGGTCATTTACACCCTGACGGATGAAGCGCCGCTGCTGGCGACGTGTTCTTTACTGCCGATTATCCGTACCTTTGCCTCTGGCGCTGGTATTGAAATCACCAAAAACGATCTGTCGCTGCCTGCACGTACCCTCGTAGAGTTCGCTGACTACCTGACAGAAGCGCAGCAAGTCTCTGACGATCTGGGGATACTGGCGCAACTCACGCAAGAACCGGATAGCAATATTGTCAAGCTGCCCAATATCAGCGCGTCTGTGCCGCAATTGATAGAGACAGTCAAAGAACTGCAAGCCGCAGGCTACCCACTGCCAAATTACCCCGAAGACCCGCAAACAGAAGAAGACAAAGCACTGCTGCGCCGTTACGCCAAAGTGCTGGGAAGTGCGGTAAACCCTGTGCTGCGTGAAGGCAACTCGGATCGTCGCGTACCCGCTGCCGTCAAGCGTTACGCCCAAACGTATCCGCATGAAATGAAAGCATGGAGCCAAGCATCACAGACGCACGTGTCGCACATGCATCACGGTGATTTCTATAGCAGTGAAAAATGCCTGACGCTGGATCGTGCCTGCGATGTCAGCATGGATCTGGTGACTAACAGCGGCAAGACTATCGTGCTCAAGCCGAAAGTGTCCCTGCTGGAAGGCGAAATCATCGACAGCATGTTCATGAGCAAAAAAGCCCTGTGCGAGTTCTATGAACAGCAGATCGATGACGCGAAGGAAACCGGCGTCATGTTCTCGCTGCACGTAAAAGCCACCATGATGAAAGTTTCGCACCCGATTGTATTCGGCCACTGCGTCAAGATTTTCTATCAAGAACTGTTTGAAAAACACGCGCAGTTGTTCAAGGAATTGGGCGTTAACCCGAACAACGGCATGAGCAGCGTGTATGAAAAGATTGCCACGTTGCCAACCTCGTTGCGTGAAGAAATTGAGCGGGATATTCATGCCTGCTACGAACATCGCCCGGAACTGGCGATGGTGGATTCCGCTAAAGGCATATCCAACCTGCATTCCCCCAACCATGTCATCGTGGATGCCTCTATGCCTGCGATGATCCGCAATGGTGGCAAAATGTATGGCCCAGCCGGTAAGTTGAAAGATACTAAAGCGGTAATGCCGGAAAGTACCTTTGCGCGTATTTATCAGGAAATCATTAACTTCTGTAAAACCCACGGTTCTTTCGACCCCAGAACGCTGGGTTCTGTGCCAAACGTCGGTTTGATGGCACAAAAAGCCGAAGAATACGGTTCGCATGACAAGACCTTTGAAATTCCAGAAGATGGTGTGGCGCGGATTGTAGACGATCAAGGCAAGGTGCTGATCGAGCAAACCGTGGAAGCGGGCGACATCTGGCGCATGTGCCAGACCAAAGATCTGCCGATACGTGACTGGGTAGGTCTGGCGGTCAGACGGGCGCGTGAATCACAATTGCCCACCGTGTTCTGGTTGGATGAATACCGCCCACATGAGAATGAGTTGATCAAGAAGGTTAAAACCTACCTGAAAGAGTACGACCTGACAGGTGTCGATATTTGCATTATGTCACCCCTGCGCGGAATGCGTTTCAGTCTGGAACGGATTATTCGTGGCAAGAGCACGATTTCTGTGACCGGCAATATTTTGCGCGACTACCTGACTGACCTGTTCCCGATTATGGAAGTGGGAACCAGCGCCAAAATGTTGTCTGTTGTACCGTTGATGAAAGGCGGCGGTTTGTATGAAACCGGGGCGGGTGGTACTGCGCCGATATTGGTGAAGCAATTGCTGGAAGAGAACCACCTAAGCTGGGATTCCTTAGGGGAGTTTCTGGCACTGACGGTTTCCTTTGAGCAGGTGGCCAGACAATACGGCAGCAATAAAGCCAAAGTGCTGTCTGAAACGCTGGATGAGGCTGTCGGCAATGTGTTGTTAAACGATAAGTCACCGAAGCCGCGCACCGGCGAGTTGGACACACGTGGCAACCACTTCTATCTGGCGATGTATTGGGCACAAGCGCTCGCTAAGCAAACTGAAGAGCCTGAAATGGCGGAGCATTTTGGCAAGCTGGCCAACGTTCTCACGGAAAACGAAGATAAAATCATTGCAGAAATCAGCAGCGTGCAAGGGCAGCCGGTTGATATTGGCGGTCATTTCTTCGCCGATTCTGCCTTGACTAAAGCGGTGATGCGCCCAAGTGCTACCTTCACGAATGCCATTATGGCAGCACGTATGCCGGGCTTTAGTGCGGCGGAGATGGACGTTCCTCACTGA
- the tumA gene encoding antitoxin TumA, with amino-acid sequence MRKQRVFYTSPLDALVAVSKRLSLYENQQHMDSEAFIDRYRKGQLADDATFVEWSNDYQHYLALRQQLERVLRAAA; translated from the coding sequence ATGCGCAAACAACGAGTCTTTTACACCTCACCGCTGGATGCTTTGGTTGCAGTGAGTAAGCGCTTGAGCCTTTATGAAAATCAACAGCATATGGATTCAGAAGCCTTTATCGACCGTTACCGTAAGGGGCAATTAGCGGATGATGCTACCTTTGTTGAGTGGTCGAACGACTATCAGCACTATTTAGCTCTTCGTCAACAGTTGGAGAGGGTGCTCCGTGCGGCTGCATGA
- the fusA gene encoding elongation factor G produces MHTTQDIRNIVFTGHTGSGKTSLIEALLFQAGETTQAGDIEKGSTVTDFDPLEQEHQHSLYLSVATAHHAGCHINLIDTPGYPDFQGQVQTALSAADTVVVVINASAGIEPMSRKIMEWVSHQRLPCMVVINRIDAAPEKLEKRLQEITDVFGRECLPLELPVNHAAQVVDVYDHESGTADFSSVEAAHTSLIEQVVEANEAAMEHYLEEGEVPAEELHEAFEQALRENHLVPVCFTSAKTGAGIAELLDILAKLAPNPLEATPHPFIRHQGEKTVATWAVPDLDKPLLAHVFHVEFDPFVGKLALLRVHQGSLKLGSQVLVGAEGKPVKIGHLYRLQGKERIPVQQAVAGDICAVAKINEIEPDTILHERHEDDGVELSGMTLPTPLVGFALRAKKRGDEQKLSDVLHKLVAEDPCLRIEYDTAANETVLRGLGDLHLRIALERMDKQYHVEVDAAPPRIPYRETITQSVQAQYRHKKQSGGAGQFGEVQLEVEPLERGAGFEFVSRIVGGAISGSLVPAVEKGVRQVLASGAISGHPLMDLRVTLLDGKMHSVDSKEIAFVVAGRKAFMQAVAEARPIILEPVVDLEVTVPAAAMGDISGDLATRRAQIHHAQADETGVNMVIQAKVPLAELEDYASRLNSLTAGEGSWAIQFSHYEPTTAKTQQVLMAQYKAADD; encoded by the coding sequence GTGCATACCACCCAAGACATCAGAAACATTGTCTTCACCGGACATACAGGTTCTGGCAAAACCAGCCTGATCGAAGCCTTGCTGTTTCAGGCAGGTGAAACCACTCAAGCAGGTGACATTGAAAAAGGCAGTACCGTCACTGACTTTGACCCGCTGGAACAAGAACATCAGCATTCCCTGTACTTGTCAGTGGCCACGGCTCACCATGCCGGTTGCCATATCAACCTGATTGACACCCCGGGATACCCCGACTTTCAGGGGCAGGTGCAAACTGCCCTGTCAGCCGCTGATACGGTCGTGGTGGTCATCAATGCCTCGGCTGGTATTGAGCCAATGAGCCGCAAAATCATGGAGTGGGTCAGCCATCAGCGTTTGCCCTGCATGGTGGTGATCAACCGGATTGACGCAGCCCCTGAAAAACTGGAAAAGCGCCTTCAGGAAATTACCGATGTATTCGGTCGAGAATGCCTGCCGCTGGAACTGCCCGTCAACCACGCTGCGCAAGTGGTTGACGTGTATGATCATGAATCAGGCACGGCGGACTTTTCTTCGGTAGAGGCAGCCCATACTTCACTGATAGAGCAGGTGGTGGAAGCGAATGAAGCCGCCATGGAACATTATCTGGAAGAGGGTGAGGTGCCTGCCGAGGAGTTGCATGAAGCCTTTGAACAGGCATTGCGTGAAAACCATCTGGTACCGGTCTGCTTCACCTCCGCCAAGACGGGCGCAGGCATTGCTGAACTGCTGGATATACTCGCCAAACTTGCGCCCAATCCTTTAGAAGCCACCCCGCATCCGTTTATCCGCCACCAAGGCGAGAAAACCGTGGCAACGTGGGCTGTTCCCGACTTGGACAAACCCTTGCTGGCGCATGTTTTTCATGTGGAATTTGACCCGTTTGTTGGCAAACTGGCGTTGTTGCGGGTGCATCAGGGCAGCTTGAAGCTGGGCAGTCAGGTATTAGTGGGTGCGGAAGGTAAGCCCGTCAAAATCGGTCATCTGTATCGCTTGCAGGGTAAAGAGCGCATCCCTGTTCAGCAGGCCGTAGCGGGCGATATTTGCGCCGTCGCCAAGATCAATGAAATCGAGCCAGACACCATTTTGCATGAACGCCATGAAGATGATGGTGTCGAGCTGTCTGGCATGACGCTGCCAACGCCACTGGTTGGCTTTGCGCTGCGTGCCAAAAAACGTGGTGATGAACAGAAGCTGTCGGATGTGCTGCATAAGTTGGTCGCTGAAGACCCCTGTTTGCGGATTGAATACGACACGGCAGCCAATGAAACCGTGCTGCGGGGCTTGGGTGATTTGCATCTGCGCATCGCGCTGGAACGCATGGATAAGCAATATCATGTGGAAGTGGATGCCGCCCCGCCCCGGATTCCTTACCGAGAAACCATCACTCAATCGGTGCAGGCTCAATACCGTCACAAAAAACAAAGCGGTGGGGCAGGGCAATTCGGCGAAGTGCAGCTTGAAGTGGAACCTCTGGAACGCGGGGCGGGGTTTGAATTCGTCAGCCGCATTGTGGGTGGGGCAATTTCTGGCTCATTAGTCCCGGCGGTGGAAAAAGGTGTACGTCAGGTTCTGGCCTCCGGTGCGATTAGCGGACACCCGCTCATGGATCTGCGGGTAACGCTGCTGGATGGCAAAATGCATTCCGTCGATTCCAAAGAGATTGCCTTCGTGGTGGCAGGGCGCAAGGCGTTCATGCAGGCTGTTGCCGAAGCCCGCCCGATCATTCTGGAGCCGGTAGTTGATCTGGAAGTGACGGTTCCCGCCGCCGCAATGGGCGATATTTCCGGCGATTTGGCGACCAGACGTGCCCAGATTCACCATGCGCAAGCTGATGAAACGGGTGTCAATATGGTCATACAGGCCAAAGTGCCGTTGGCAGAGTTGGAGGATTATGCCTCCCGCCTGAATTCCCTGACAGCGGGTGAAGGTAGCTGGGCTATCCAGTTCAGTCACTATGAGCCAACGACGGCAAAGACCCAACAGGTACTGATGGCGCAGTACAAGGCAGCCGACGACTGA